The Catenulispora sp. MAP5-51 DNA segment ATCAACCGCGCGCAGGACGCCCTGGAGCTGGTCCACCTGGCCCAGTACGGCAGCCACGGCACCACCACCGCCCGCATGCAGTCGCTGCTGGCGGCGATGGAGGCCCGCGCCTACGCCAACCTCGGCGACAGCGACAACTGCCGCCGCGCGGTGGCCGCCGCAGAGGACCTGTTCCCGGGCGAGGAGGGCGGCCGGGCGCGCTCGGCGGACCCGGCCTGGCTGGCCTTCTTCACCGAGGCCGAGCTGTACGGGGAGAACGGCCACTCCTTCCGCGACCTGGCCTACCGCTATCCTCAGCTGGCCGAGCAGGCCGCGAAGAACATCGACCGGGCCGTGGAGCTGCTCTCGGTCGACGAGTCCTACCTGCGCAGCCGGGCGCTGAACGTGGTCGGGATGGCCACGGTCCGGCTCCAGCAGCGCGAGCCCGAGGCGGCCGTGGCCTACCTGCACGGCGGCGCCGAGCTGGTGCAGCGCCTGCGGTCCAAGCGGGTCGAGGACCGGCTGCGCACCACCGCCGGCAACCTGTTCGCGCGCTACCCCGACGTCCGCTCGGTCCGCGAGGTGCACGAGCGCACCGTGGCGGTGCTGCCGGCGGCGGCGTGAGCCGCTGATCAGGCATTCGTAACAGGAGGCTGATACATGTCCGTTTTGTAACCAACCTTCTCATCTGTTGGGACAAGTTCACCCCGACGTAACATGCGGGCGGCATCTGTCACGGCTCCGAAACACTCGGCGGCGTCACCGGAAACGGTGCGCCGCCAATCTCCTTCACATCGTCCGTCGAATCAGGTGAGGGAGAAGCGATGCCATCCGCGTTTAGCTCAGGTGACACCGCTTGGGTGCTCGCGAGTTCAGCACTCGTGCTGCTCATGACACCGGGGCTGGCGTTCTTCTACGGCGGCATGGTCCGCGCGAAGAGCGTCCTGAACATGCTCATGATGAACTTCATCGCCATCGCCGTGGTGACCATTCTGTGGGTGCTCTACGGCTGGTCGGTGTCGTTCGGCAACGTCGGTTCGGGGGACGGCAGCGGCAACGGCTTCTGGGGCGGTCTGCACCAGTGGGCGCTGCACGACATCGGCCAGGGCTTCGGCTCCGGCGCCAGCGGCGGCTCGCTGTTCGGCGCCACCGGGGTGCCGACCATCGCGGTCGTCTGCTTCCAGCTGATGTTCGCGATCATCACCCCGGCGCTGATCTCCGGATCGCTGGCCGACCGGACCAAGTTCGTCGGCTGGACCGTCTACGTGGCGGCCTGGGTGACGCTGGTCTACTTCCCGGTCGCGCACTGGGTGTTCTCGCCCAACGGCTTCATCAACAAGAACCTGCACGTCATGGACTTCGCCGGCGGGACCGCGGTCCACATCAACGCCGGTGCCGCGGGCCTGGCGATGGCGCTGGTGCTCGGCAAGCGCGTGGGCTTCGGCCGGGACCCGATGCGGCCGCACAACGTGCCGTTCGTGATGCTCGGCGTCGGCCTGCTGTGGTTCGGCTGGTTCGGCTTCAACGCCGGCTCCGCCCTGGGCGCCAACGGCCAGGCTTCCATGGTCTTCATCAACACCCAGATCGCCACCTGCACCGCCATGGTCGGCTGGCTGATCGCCGAGAAGATCCAGCACGGCACCTTCACCTCGCTGGGCGCCGCCTCCGGCGCCGTGGCCGGCCTGGTCGCGATCACCCCGGCCTGTGCCTCGGTCTCGCCGCTGGGCGCCATGTTCGTCGGCCTGATCCCGGGCTTCGTCTGCTGCTACGCGATCAACCTGAAGAACAAGTTCGGCTATGACGACTCGCTGGACGTGGTCGGCGTGCACCTGGTCGGCGGCATCCTGGGCACCGTGCTGATCGGCTTCTTCGCCACCAAGGAGATGGTCTCCGGCTACGCCAACGGCGCCAAGGCCGGCCTGTTCTACGGCGGCGGCGTCGACCAGCTCCTCTCGCAGTGCGCGGGGGCCGGGATCGTGCTCGGGTACTCGTTCGTGGTCTCCTACATCCTGGGCGTGATCCTGCACAAGACCATCGGCATGCGGATCAGCGCGGACGCCGAGGTCGAGGGCATCGACAGCACCGAGCACTCGGAGACCGCGTACGACTGGGGCCGGCTGGCCGGCTCGCTGCGGACCGCGCTGGCCGCGGCCGAGGCGCCGTCGCCCGCGAAGGCCGACAAGGCTGACAAGGCTGAGAAGGCCGACAACGACGTCACGGAGGGTGTGAAGGCATGAAGCTGATCACGGCGATCGTCAAGCCGTTCAAGCTGGAGGAGGTCAAGGACGCGCTGCAGCAGTTCGGCGTCCACGGCATCACGGTCTCCGAGGCCAGCGGCTACGGCCGCCAGCGCGGCCACACCGAGGTCTACCGGGGCGCGGAGTACACCGTCGACCTGGTGCCCAAGCTCCGCGTCGAGGTCCTGTGCGAGGACGAGGACGTCGAAGCCCTGGTGGACGTGGTCGTCAAGGCCGCGGTGACCGGCAAGATCGGCGACGGCAAGGTCTGGGTCACCCCGGTCGACGAGGTGGTCCGGGTCCGCACCGGCGAGACCGGGGGCGCGGCCCTGTAGCGGGGCCCGGCCCGGGAAACATGGACCACCATGGACCAGCATCGTGAGGGAGCCGGCGGCCGGCCCGATCAGCAGATCGGGCCGGCCGTCCGGCGTGCGCGCTCGGATGCCGCGGACGCGTTCCTGGCCTCGCTCCTGCCGGACGAGCCGGGCATCGCCTTAGTGGCCGTCGGCGGCTACGGCCGCCAAGAGCTGTCCCCGGGCTCCGACCTGGACGTGGTGCTGCTGCACGCGGCCACGCTGGGCCCGCAGGCCATAGGCGCTATCGCGGAGAAGATCTGGTACCCGGTCTGGGACTCCGGCTGGAAGCTGGACCACTCGGTCCGCACCGTCCAGGAGGCGCTCGAGCTGGCCCGCACCGACCTGGCCGTGGCCACCGGCCTGCTCGACGCCCGCCTGGTCGCCGGCGACGCGGACCTGGTGGCCCCGGTGCGCGCCGGCGTCTTCGCCGACTGGCGCCGCGACGCCCCGCGCCGCCTGCGCGACCTGCGCGAGGAGTACGCCGCCCGCCTGGCCCGGCACGGCGAGCTGGCCTACCGCCTGGAGGGCGACCTGAAGGAGGCGCGCGGCGGCCTGCGCGACTCGGCGATGCTGCGCTTCATCTCGGCGACCTGGCTGGTGGACGTGCCGCACGGGGCGCCCGAGCGGGCCCGGGAGTTCCTGCTGGACGTGCGCGACGCCCTGCACGGAGTGTCGGGACGCGCCCTGGACCGGCTGCTCCTGCAGGAGCAGGACGGGGTCGCGGCACTGCTGCGGGACGCCGGAGTGCTCGGCGACCAGGACGACCGCACCCTGACCAGCCCGCTGGAGGCCGACGAACTGTTCGCCGCGGACCTGGGTTCGGCCGGCGGCGCAGCGGTGAGCGCTTCGGCTGGCGGCGCCCTGACTGGTGGCGAACTGCCTGGCAGCGAACAGCCCGGCGATCCGTCCAGCGGCCTGCGTGATCCCGCGGTCGGCAGCATCAGCATCGCCGAGCTCTACACCACCGACGCCGACCTCCTCATGCGCCGCGTGGCCGAAGCCGCCACCACCATCGCCTACACCGCCGAAGCCGCCTGGCGCCAGGTCGACGCGGCGCTGGTCGCCCGCAACCCCGCGCGGCGTCCCGTGCGGCGGCCCCTGGCCGACGGCGTCGTGGAACAGGACGGCGAGGTCTTCCTGGCCCGCGCCGCCGCGCCCTCGCGCGACCCCGTCCTGGTGCTGCGGGCCGCCGCCGCGGCCGCCGAGTCGGGCCTCTCCTTCGCGCCCAACACCCTGCGCCGGCTCGCCGAGGAGTCGGCACCGCTGCCGCGCCCGTGGCCGCGGGAGGCGCGCGAAGCCTTCGTGACCCTGCTCGGCGCCGGATCCGGCCTGATCCCGGTGTGGGAGGCGCTCGACCGCTCTGGAATCCTGCACGCGCTGCTGCCCGAGTGGCGCCGCATCAGGTCCCTGCCGCAGCGGAACAGCCTGCACGTCCACACCGTCGACCGGCACACGCTCCAGACCGTCGTCGCCGCCTCCGACCTGCCGCGCGGCGTCGACCGTCCCGACCTGCTGCTGGTCGCCGCGCTGCTGCACGACATCGGCAAGGGGCTGCCCGGCGACCACTCCGAGACCGGCGCGGAGCTGACCCGGCAGCTGGCGCCCGCGTTCGGGTTCAACGACGCCGACGTCAGCACCCTGACCGGCCTGGTGCGCCATCACCTGCTGCTGCCCGACCTGGCCACCGCCCGCGACCCCGACGACCCGGCCACGCTGGAGGCGCTCCTGGGCGCCCTGTCCGAACTGGCCGCCCCGCGCGTGGAGGCGCTGCGCCTGCTGCGCGCGCTGTCCGAGGCCGACAGCAAGGCGACCGGCCCCGCGGCCTGGAACCCCTGGCGCTCCGGCCTGTACCACGGCCTGGCCGTGCGGGCCGAGGCCGCCCTGCTGGGCGTCGACCCGCCGGTCGCCGAGCCGTCCGATCCGGCGCGGGCCGAGGAGCTGGCCGCCCGCAGCCGGGCGTCGGCCGACGGCATCGTCGTCGAGGTGCAGGGCGCGCAGGCGGTCTCCGTCGCGGCTCCCGACCGGATCGGCATCCTGGCCGCCGTCGCCGGCGTGCTGGCGCTGCGCCGCCTGACCATCCGCGCCGCCACCAGCGAGACCGTCGACGGCGTCGTCGTCCAGCGCTGGCTGGTCGCCGCCGACTGGAGCACCGCGCTGCAGGACCGGCTCCGCGAGGACGTGCGCGCCGCCCTGTCCGGCACGCTGGACGTCGCCGGCCGCCTGGCCAGCCGCGACGCCGGCGAACGCCGCAACCGCCTGGTCGCCGCGCCGAGTGTGGCCGTGCTGCCCGGCGCCTCGGCCTCGGCGACCGTGCTGGAGGTCAAGGCGCGCGACGCGCCGGGCCTGCTGTACCGCGTCGCCTCGGCGCTGGCCGGGACGGGCGTCTCGGTGCGCTCGGCGCGCGTCTCGACGCTCGGCGCCGAGGCCGTCGACGTGTTCTACATCGTCACGGCCACCGGCGCGCAGCTCTCCGACGACGCCGCGCAGCGGGTGGCGGCGGCGGTCGCCGAGGTCCTGTGAAGCCTCAGCGGGTGTTGACCACCTGGAAGGCCTCGGCGATCCGGCCCTCGCCCAGCCCCAGCCGCTGAGCGACGCCCTCGCCCCAGGAGCGCAGCATGCCCTCCAGGTCCGGGTGCCCGTTGGTCTGCGAGGCGTGCGCCTGCAGCGCGGCGACCTTGCGGTCGAAGACGTCGGTGATGTCCACGGCGTGGCCGGCGTTCTTCATCGACATCACCCAGGTCTCCGGGACGGTCCAGGGTTCCAGCCCCTCGTCCTCCAGCAGCTCCGTGTGCGCCCACGGGTTGCGCGCGTCGGGGTAGACCGCCGCGATGGCCGCCTCGCCGACCGCGCGGTGGTCCGGGTGCGAGGCGTAGATGCGCTCCAGGTCCAGCTCGGCGGAGGGGATCAGGACCCGGTCGGGGCGCACCTGGCGGATCACGCGCGAGATGTCGCGGCGCAGCTCCAGCGAGGGCGTCAGGCGGCCGTCCGGCCAGTGCAGGAAGCGGATGTCGGTCACGCCGACGCACTTGGCCGCGGCGGTCTGCTCCGTCTCGCGCAGGGCCGCCACCTCCGAGCGCGGCGTGTCCGGGAACGCCTCGCCGGCGTCGCCGCTGGTCACGATCGCGTAGGTGACCTCGATCCCGGCGTCGGTCCACGTCGCGACGGTGCCGGCGGCACCGAAGTCGACGTCGTCGGGATGCGCGGTGACGACGAGGACGCGGGAGGGGGCGCTGGCGTCGGGCATGAGGGCTCCTGGTTCCGGGGCGGACGGACGGGGGTGGATGCTCTCCACGAGGGGCAACACCGGAGTCACCATCGGTGTTCCGGGCACCGAACCATTATCTCCGGTCCCGCCGGCCGCACCGGTATCGGCCCAGGTGAAAGCCTCATCTGCGCGACCGCTCCCGTCTTGTCGGTGCGGTCTGCGAAAATCCTGGAGTGAGTTCTTCCCTCTTCGCCCCAGGTGCCCTTCCGTTGTTCCCCATGCTCGACGAGATCCGGGAGCAGCGCGGGTCGGGCGAGGGGCGCCACACCGACCGCACCCTGCCCGAACCCCCGGCCTGGGCCGAGGAGTCCGACGCCGAGCGCGAGGGCTGGGACGGGTGGGACGAGCCGGAGGACGCCTGGGTCCCGCCGGAGGAGTCGGCCTCGGCGCGCCAGCTGCTCGACGGCCTGAACGACCCGCAGCGCGAGGCGGTCGTGCACGCCGGCGGACCGCTGCTGATCATCGCCGGCGCCGGCTCGGGCAAGACCCGGGTGCTGGCGCACCGCATCGCCTACCTGGTCGGCGAGCGGCACGCGCACCCCGGCTCGATCCTGGCCATCACCTTCACCAACAAGGCCGCCGCCGAGATGCGCCAGCGCGTGGAGGAACTGGTCGGCCCGCGGGCCCGCCTGATGTGGGTGTCGACCTTCCACTCGGCGTGCGTCCGGATCCTGCGCGCCCAGGCCAAGACCGCGGGCCTGCCGAGCAACTTCTCCATCTACGACACCGCCGACTCCCAGCGCCTGATGACCATGGTCCTGCGCGACCTGGAGATCGACCCGAAGAAGACCACGCCCCGCTCGATGCTCGGCCAGATCTCCAACCTCAAGAACGAGCTGGTCGACCACGACACCTTCTCCAGCCGCGCGCAGACCGAGGCCGAGCGCCAGCTCGCGCAGGTCTACCGGATGTACTCCGACCGCCTGGTCGCGGCCAAGGCGATGGACTTCGACGACATCATCATGACCACGGTGCACCTGCTCCAGGCGTTCCCGATGGTCGCCGAGCACTACCGCCGCCGCTTCCGCCACATCCTGGTGGACGAGTACCAGGACACCAACACCGCGCAGTACCAGTTGGTGAAGGAACTGGTCGGGCAGCACAAGAAGCGCACCGCGGACGGCGACCTGGTCGGGGCCGGCCCGGCCGGCGAGGGCGCCGACGGAGGGAACGCCGAGGAGCTGCCGCCGGGCGAGCTGTGCGTGGTCGGCGACGCGGACCAGTCCATCTACGCCTTCCGCGGCGCGACCATCCGCAACATCATCGAGTTCGAGCGCGACTACCCGGACGCCAAGGTCATCAAGCTGGAGCAGAACTACCGCTCCACCCAGACGATCCTGACCGCGGCGAACGCCGTCATCGAGAACAACAAGGGCCGCCGGGCGAAGAACCTGTGGACCGACTCCGGCGAGGGCAAGCTGATCACCGGCTACGTCGCCGACGACGAGCACTCCGAGGCGCAGTTCGTGGCCGAGGAGATCGACCGCCTCTCCGACGCCAAGGAGACGACCTACGGCGGCGTCGCGGTGTTCTACCGCACCAACGCCCAGTCCCGTGTCTTCGAAGAAGTCTTCGTCCGCATCGGCCTGCCCTACCGCGTGGTCGGCGGCGTCCGCTTCTACGAGCGCAAGGAGGTCCGCGACGCGCTGGCCTACCTGCGCGCGCTGGCCAACGAGGACGACATCGTCTCGGTCCGCCGCATCCTGAACACCCCCAAGCGCGGCATCGGCGAGAAGGCCGAGGAGTCGCTGGAGCGCCTGGCCGCCCGCGACCGCATCTCCTTCGGCGACGCCCTGCGCCGCGCCGACGAGGCGCCGGCCCTGGCCGCGCGCTCGGTGAAGGCCATCCAGGGCTTCACGCAGATGATGGACGAGCTGCGCGAGCTGGCCGCCGAGTACGGCCCCGCGCACGTCCTGGAGGCGATACTGGAGCGCACGGGCCTGCTGCAGGAACTCCAGGACTCCGACGACCCGCAGGACGAGACCCGCATCGAGAACCTCCGCGAACTCCTGGCCGTGGCCCTGGAGTTCGAGCAGGGCCAGCCCGAGGGCCGGCTCCCGGAGTTCCTGGAGCGCGTGGCCCTGGTCGCCGACTCCGACCAGATCCCCGACGGCGAGGACCACGAGGGCATGGTCACCCTGATGACCCTGCACAGCGCCAAGGGCCTGGAGTTCCCGGTGGTCTTCCTCACCGGCATGGAGGACGGCGTCTTCCCGCACATGCGCTCCATGGGCGACAAGAAGGAGATGGAGGAGGAACGCCGCCTGGCCTACGTGGGCATCACCCGCGCCCGCGAGCAGCTCTACGTCTCCCGCTCCGTCTACCGCTCCGCCTGGGGCGCACCGCAGTACAACCCGCCGTCGAAGTTCCTCGCCGAGATCCCCGAAACCCTCGTCGAGTGGGAGCGCACCGCCCCGGAGCCGAAGACCGCCGAACGCTCCCCCTTCGGCGACCGCCGCGGCATCTCGCGCGGCTACCAGCAGCGCAAGGGCCCGGTGAAGGTGATCTCCCTGGACCCCGGCGACCGCGTCATCCACGACTCCTTCGGCATGGGCACCGTCGTCGCGGTCAGCGGCCGCGAGCGCGACGAGGCCACGATCGACTTCGGGTCCTCGGGCGTGCGGACGCTGCTGCTGACGATGGCACCGGTGCAGAAGCTTTAGGGGCTGTGCGCTCCGCGTCGGTGCCGATACCCTCGGTGAGGCTTATCGGATGAATCGGGGGTGAGCGATGAGCTCTGCGACAGGGGACTACCTCGCGCGGCGTCCGGCGTCACGGCCTGTCAGGCTGATCGCCGGCATCGCGGCACTGGAAGCGCTGCCGTTCGCGATCGTCGACTACTCGGCGGTCGGCGGCTGGGGCGCTGCCTTGCCGTGGATGCTGCTGAGCGTCTACCTGCTCCGCGGGCTCTGGAACGGGAGTTCCGCCGCCTGGTACGCGCTCGTGGCGCTGAACATCGTCGTCATCGCGCTGTGCACGTTGACGCTTTTCGCGCACGACGTGCATGTCAGCGGAGGTCCGCTGCTCCTCGCGCGGGTCGGGCTCGAACTGGCGCTGCTGGCCGCCCCCGGTGTGCGTCGCTGGGTCGCGCAGGACTGAGCCCCCGCCGGCCGCCGCCTACGGAACCAGCCCGTGCGCCCGCAGGAACGGCATCGGGTTCACCGCGGTCGACGCCCCCGGCACGCCGGTCATCGGGTCGGCCGGGCCGGGCGGGTGGTATTCGAGGTGCAGGTGCGGGCCGGTGGTGTTCCCGGTGTCGCCGGACAGGGCGATGATCTGGCCGGCCGCGACCTTGCCGCTGCGGACCTTCATCACGCTCAGGTGGCAGTACCAGGTCTGGCTGCCGTCAGGGTGCTGTATCACTATCCGGTAGCCGTACGGGCCGGCCCAGCCGGACTCTATGACCGTTCCGTCGGTGATCGCGACCACCTTGGTGCCGGTCGGCACCGCGAAGTCCTGGCCGGTGTGCAGGTTGACCCAGCGGTCGCCGGACTGGCCGAAGCCGGCGGTCAGCACGTAGTCCTGGACCGGCAGGAAGAACTTCTGCGACATCTCGGCGAGCCGCTGCTTCTCCAGTGCCTGCTGCTGCACCAGTTCGCTGCGCTGCTCGCTGCGGGTCGCGCGGTCGGCGAGGTTGGCGCTGGCGGCGCGCATCTGGAGCAGGTTCTGCTCCAGGCCGTTGGTCGGCGTGGCCGGGCTGGCCGCGTCGGCGGCGGTCTCGGTGTGGGTCGCCGGCAGGCGCAGGCCGCCGACGGCGGCGACCGCCACGGCCGCCACGCCGACCACCGCGGCCGGGGTCGAGGTGAACGCGTGCAGCGTGCGGCGCCCGGACAGCGGCACAGAGGGCCGCGCGGGCTTGCTGCCGAAGGGGCGGGCCGGGGGAGTGCCGCCGGAGCGGCTGCGGCTGCGCAGGGGGGCTTCGTCCTCGCCGCCGTCTTCGTAGCCCTCGGGGTTGTCGTAGCCCTCGGGGTCGCCGTAGCCGTAGCCGGCGTAGTCCTCGGCGTCGTCGTAGTCCGACCCGTCGTAGGCGGCGTTCTCGTACTCGTCGTACTCGCCGTCCGCGTAGCCCTCGCCGTCGTAGGCGTCGTACGTGCCCTCGCCGTCCGGCAGGAGGTCGTACGCGGCTTCGGTGGACCCCGGGGCGTCGTAGATGGCCTCGAAGGTCCCGGTGTCGAAGTCCGGGTGGTGGAAGTTGTGGTCCTCGTACTGCGGCTGCGCACCGTACTGCTGGGCGTCGTAGGCCTGGTGGCCGTACTGCTGCGCGGGCGGCGCGGGCTGCTGCTGGTGCGGCGGCTGCGGCGGCTGGTGGGGCTGCTCGTACTGCGGCTGCGCCTGCTGCGGCTGCTGGGTGGGCTGCGCGTACTGCGCGTACGGATCCTGCCACCCCGGTCCGTCCCACATGGGGCTGGACTCCGGCGCCTGCGGCTGAGCGGGGATCCTCGGCTCGGCCGGGGCCTGCTGCTGTGGCGGCGAATAGGCCGCGTACACCGACTCGTAGTAGCTCTGGTCCATCACGGGCTGCCGGGTCGTGGCGTCCTCGTAGTCGTAGACGGCTCCCTGTTCGTAGAAGCCGGTCTGCGAGGGGGTCTCGTACACCCCGGACCAGTCGTTGACCGCCTGGTACCCGTCGTTTGAACCGTACAGGCTGTCCTCGCCGTTAGGCGTTATGGCCGCCTCCCAGTCGGTATCCCAATGGGACGGACTATGGGACGCACCATGTTTTCCCATGACGGCCAATACCTCCTGGGAACGCGGGACAGCCGATCACAAACGGCGCGGGGACAGCGCCGTTATCGAGTCGCGACTTTAGCGTCTCCAAGGCTCGACGGACAACGGTTCGGCAGACTTTGCGCGCCCTTTGCAAGAGGTTCACTGGCGTTGTCGCAGGAAGTCCGATGATCCTCACGCAGATTGTGCGGACCGTCACAGTGCGGGACTGGAGGGCACCTAGGCCCAGGTCGGTTAGTGTGTGAACCGGTCATGGCGGATCAAGGAAGATCTTCCAGGTGGACATCCCATGGAGGCAGTCGCAATGAGCCAGTCAGCTCCGGTCCGCGTCGTCATCGCGAAGCCCGGCCTGGACGGCCACGACCGCGGCGCGAAGGTCGTGGCGCGGGCGCTGCGCGACGCGGGCGTCGAGGTCATCTACACCGGCCTGCACCAGATGCCCGACCAGATCGTGGCCACCGCGATCCAGGAGGACGCCGACGCCATCGGCCTGTCGATCCTGTCCGGCGCGCACATGACCCAGTGCGCGAAGGTGCTGGAGGTCCTCAAGGAGAAGGACGCCACGGACATCAAGGTGTTCGCCGGCGGCATCATCCCCGAGGCCGACTTCGAGCCGCTCAAGGAGATGGGCGTCGTGGCGATCTTCACGCCCGGCACGCCGACCCAGGCCATCATCGACTGGGTGAACGCGAACCTCGCGCACGCCTGAGCCGAACCCCTGAGCCCGAACCCCTGACGTCACAAAGCCCCACCCCGTTGTCGGTGCCCTGAAATAGTGTTCGGGGCATGGCTGAACGTTGGACCGCCGCCCAGGTCAACTCCCTGGCCCCGGACGCCCCGTCGCAGAAGGCGGGCGCGAAACTCGGAGTGCCGGGTCCGTGGTCGGACACGGGATACCTGGACGCCGAGCGGCTGTTGTGGGGGGACTGCAAAGGCAGCGGGAGCAAGCCGTACCAGGTCACGGTCTCCGTGGCGGACTCGGACACGGCGTATCAGTGCACCTGCCCCAGCAGGAAGTTCCCATGCAAGCACGCGCTGGGCCTGCTGCTGTTGTGGGCGGCGGGCACGATCGCGGACACCGAGACGCTCCCGGACCGGGTCGAGGCCTGGGCCGAGTCCCGGCGGGACCGCGCGGAGAAGTCCGCGGCCCGCAGCGTCGCCAAGGCCGAGAAGGCCGCCGCCGATCCCGAGGGCGCGGCCAAGCGCGCCGCCCAGCGCGCCGAGCGGATCGGCACGGGCCTGGCCGACCTGGACCGCTGGCTCACCGACCAGATCGCGGCCGGCATCAGCGACTCCGCCACGCTCTCCTACAGCGCCGTGGACCCGGTCGCCAAGCGGCTGGTGGACGCGCAGGCGCCGGGGGTGGCGGGCCGGGTCCGGATGCTGGCCTCCGCCCGGTCGGCCTCCGGCGACGCCTGGCCGGACGCGGTCCTGGCCGAGTTCGCCCGGCTGCACCTGCTGTGCCAGGCCTGGACCCGCCTGCCCGAGCTGCCGCCGGCGATGCAGGACACCGTGCGGCGGCGGATCGGGATCTCGGTCGACGCCGACACCGTGCGCCGCGACGGCGAGCGGGT contains these protein-coding regions:
- a CDS encoding ammonium transporter — translated: MPSAFSSGDTAWVLASSALVLLMTPGLAFFYGGMVRAKSVLNMLMMNFIAIAVVTILWVLYGWSVSFGNVGSGDGSGNGFWGGLHQWALHDIGQGFGSGASGGSLFGATGVPTIAVVCFQLMFAIITPALISGSLADRTKFVGWTVYVAAWVTLVYFPVAHWVFSPNGFINKNLHVMDFAGGTAVHINAGAAGLAMALVLGKRVGFGRDPMRPHNVPFVMLGVGLLWFGWFGFNAGSALGANGQASMVFINTQIATCTAMVGWLIAEKIQHGTFTSLGAASGAVAGLVAITPACASVSPLGAMFVGLIPGFVCCYAINLKNKFGYDDSLDVVGVHLVGGILGTVLIGFFATKEMVSGYANGAKAGLFYGGGVDQLLSQCAGAGIVLGYSFVVSYILGVILHKTIGMRISADAEVEGIDSTEHSETAYDWGRLAGSLRTALAAAEAPSPAKADKADKAEKADNDVTEGVKA
- a CDS encoding PIG-L deacetylase family protein, whose translation is MPDASAPSRVLVVTAHPDDVDFGAAGTVATWTDAGIEVTYAIVTSGDAGEAFPDTPRSEVAALRETEQTAAAKCVGVTDIRFLHWPDGRLTPSLELRRDISRVIRQVRPDRVLIPSAELDLERIYASHPDHRAVGEAAIAAVYPDARNPWAHTELLEDEGLEPWTVPETWVMSMKNAGHAVDITDVFDRKVAALQAHASQTNGHPDLEGMLRSWGEGVAQRLGLGEGRIAEAFQVVNTR
- a CDS encoding M23 family metallopeptidase; protein product: MGKHGASHSPSHWDTDWEAAITPNGEDSLYGSNDGYQAVNDWSGVYETPSQTGFYEQGAVYDYEDATTRQPVMDQSYYESVYAAYSPPQQQAPAEPRIPAQPQAPESSPMWDGPGWQDPYAQYAQPTQQPQQAQPQYEQPHQPPQPPHQQQPAPPAQQYGHQAYDAQQYGAQPQYEDHNFHHPDFDTGTFEAIYDAPGSTEAAYDLLPDGEGTYDAYDGEGYADGEYDEYENAAYDGSDYDDAEDYAGYGYGDPEGYDNPEGYEDGGEDEAPLRSRSRSGGTPPARPFGSKPARPSVPLSGRRTLHAFTSTPAAVVGVAAVAVAAVGGLRLPATHTETAADAASPATPTNGLEQNLLQMRAASANLADRATRSEQRSELVQQQALEKQRLAEMSQKFFLPVQDYVLTAGFGQSGDRWVNLHTGQDFAVPTGTKVVAITDGTVIESGWAGPYGYRIVIQHPDGSQTWYCHLSVMKVRSGKVAAGQIIALSGDTGNTTGPHLHLEYHPPGPADPMTGVPGASTAVNPMPFLRAHGLVP
- a CDS encoding cobalamin B12-binding domain-containing protein, coding for MSQSAPVRVVIAKPGLDGHDRGAKVVARALRDAGVEVIYTGLHQMPDQIVATAIQEDADAIGLSILSGAHMTQCAKVLEVLKEKDATDIKVFAGGIIPEADFEPLKEMGVVAIFTPGTPTQAIIDWVNANLAHA
- a CDS encoding P-II family nitrogen regulator codes for the protein MKLITAIVKPFKLEEVKDALQQFGVHGITVSEASGYGRQRGHTEVYRGAEYTVDLVPKLRVEVLCEDEDVEALVDVVVKAAVTGKIGDGKVWVTPVDEVVRVRTGETGGAAL
- a CDS encoding ACT domain-containing protein; amino-acid sequence: MDQHREGAGGRPDQQIGPAVRRARSDAADAFLASLLPDEPGIALVAVGGYGRQELSPGSDLDVVLLHAATLGPQAIGAIAEKIWYPVWDSGWKLDHSVRTVQEALELARTDLAVATGLLDARLVAGDADLVAPVRAGVFADWRRDAPRRLRDLREEYAARLARHGELAYRLEGDLKEARGGLRDSAMLRFISATWLVDVPHGAPERAREFLLDVRDALHGVSGRALDRLLLQEQDGVAALLRDAGVLGDQDDRTLTSPLEADELFAADLGSAGGAAVSASAGGALTGGELPGSEQPGDPSSGLRDPAVGSISIAELYTTDADLLMRRVAEAATTIAYTAEAAWRQVDAALVARNPARRPVRRPLADGVVEQDGEVFLARAAAPSRDPVLVLRAAAAAAESGLSFAPNTLRRLAEESAPLPRPWPREAREAFVTLLGAGSGLIPVWEALDRSGILHALLPEWRRIRSLPQRNSLHVHTVDRHTLQTVVAASDLPRGVDRPDLLLVAALLHDIGKGLPGDHSETGAELTRQLAPAFGFNDADVSTLTGLVRHHLLLPDLATARDPDDPATLEALLGALSELAAPRVEALRLLRALSEADSKATGPAAWNPWRSGLYHGLAVRAEAALLGVDPPVAEPSDPARAEELAARSRASADGIVVEVQGAQAVSVAAPDRIGILAAVAGVLALRRLTIRAATSETVDGVVVQRWLVAADWSTALQDRLREDVRAALSGTLDVAGRLASRDAGERRNRLVAAPSVAVLPGASASATVLEVKARDAPGLLYRVASALAGTGVSVRSARVSTLGAEAVDVFYIVTATGAQLSDDAAQRVAAAVAEVL
- the pcrA gene encoding DNA helicase PcrA; amino-acid sequence: MLDEIREQRGSGEGRHTDRTLPEPPAWAEESDAEREGWDGWDEPEDAWVPPEESASARQLLDGLNDPQREAVVHAGGPLLIIAGAGSGKTRVLAHRIAYLVGERHAHPGSILAITFTNKAAAEMRQRVEELVGPRARLMWVSTFHSACVRILRAQAKTAGLPSNFSIYDTADSQRLMTMVLRDLEIDPKKTTPRSMLGQISNLKNELVDHDTFSSRAQTEAERQLAQVYRMYSDRLVAAKAMDFDDIIMTTVHLLQAFPMVAEHYRRRFRHILVDEYQDTNTAQYQLVKELVGQHKKRTADGDLVGAGPAGEGADGGNAEELPPGELCVVGDADQSIYAFRGATIRNIIEFERDYPDAKVIKLEQNYRSTQTILTAANAVIENNKGRRAKNLWTDSGEGKLITGYVADDEHSEAQFVAEEIDRLSDAKETTYGGVAVFYRTNAQSRVFEEVFVRIGLPYRVVGGVRFYERKEVRDALAYLRALANEDDIVSVRRILNTPKRGIGEKAEESLERLAARDRISFGDALRRADEAPALAARSVKAIQGFTQMMDELRELAAEYGPAHVLEAILERTGLLQELQDSDDPQDETRIENLRELLAVALEFEQGQPEGRLPEFLERVALVADSDQIPDGEDHEGMVTLMTLHSAKGLEFPVVFLTGMEDGVFPHMRSMGDKKEMEEERRLAYVGITRAREQLYVSRSVYRSAWGAPQYNPPSKFLAEIPETLVEWERTAPEPKTAERSPFGDRRGISRGYQQRKGPVKVISLDPGDRVIHDSFGMGTVVAVSGRERDEATIDFGSSGVRTLLLTMAPVQKL